The sequence below is a genomic window from Sulfolobales archaeon.
GGCATATATAGCTGATTCATGGGTAAATGCTCCTATCTATATTAGAAGCGATCTTCCCGAGGGTGCTAGGCTGAGGGGACCTGCTCTTATAGATGAATATGACTCTACAACAGTGATCCCAGAGGGTTGGGAGGCCAGGGTAGATGCAACAGGATCTATTGTTATTGAGAGGCTCTGAGGTGGTTCCATGGTCTCGTGGGAGTTGATCTACAAGGCTACTGTGTATATAGCTGAGGAGATGGGTGTCGCCCTCAAGAGATCGGCCTTCTCCCCGAATATAAGGGAGAGGATGGATCATAGCTGTGCTATAGTTGATAAAAAAGGTAGGATTGTTGCCCAGGCTGAGCATATACCAGTCCACCTGGGATCTTTCAGGGTTTGTGTTAAAAACATAGTAGGCTGGATTGAGAGGAGCGGCGATATATTAGAGGATGGCGATATGCTGATCTTCAACGACCCCTATATCTCTGGGACACATCTCAACGATGTAACTGTGATAGCCCCGATATACTATGGGGGTAGGCATATAGGCTATGTTATAAATAAGGCTCACCAGGTTGATGTCGGCGGGCCGATGCCTGGGAGCATGAATCCAATGGCTAGAACAATATATGAGGAGGGCTTCATCATACCCCCTGTTAAGATTGTTAAGAGGGGCTCTATAGATAGAGAGATCTTGAGGATCATAACCTCTAACACAAAGACACCACTTGTGACAGAGGGTGATACGAAGGCGCAGATAGCAGCAAACATAGTTGGCTCGAGAAGGGTTGTGGAGCTTGTTAAGAAATACGGTGTGGAAGCTGTTGAGGATGCCTGGGAAAAAGCTATATCCCATGGCAGGGCTCTGGCTCTAGCCAAGATCTCTGGGTGGAGGAGGGGTGTCTCTGAGGCTGAGGACTATCTAGAGCTAGAAGATCAGGATCCCGTGATAAGGGTGAGGCTAGAGGTTGGGGATGAATATATAAGGGCGGATTTCACAGGAACGAGCAAGCAGATCGATAGGCCTTATAACGCTGTATATGGTGTTACATACGCAGCGGTGGTCTATTCAGTAAGAAGTATTATGGAGGGCGAGATACCTGTTAACGA
It includes:
- a CDS encoding hydantoinase B/oxoprolinase family protein, with protein sequence MVSWELIYKATVYIAEEMGVALKRSAFSPNIRERMDHSCAIVDKKGRIVAQAEHIPVHLGSFRVCVKNIVGWIERSGDILEDGDMLIFNDPYISGTHLNDVTVIAPIYYGGRHIGYVINKAHQVDVGGPMPGSMNPMARTIYEEGFIIPPVKIVKRGSIDREILRIITSNTKTPLVTEGDTKAQIAANIVGSRRVVELVKKYGVEAVEDAWEKAISHGRALALAKISGWRRGVSEAEDYLELEDQDPVIRVRLEVGDEYIRADFTGTSKQIDRPYNAVYGVTYAAVVYSVRSIMEGEIPVNEGFYSVVEVIAPEGTVVNPRKPAPVSGGNVETSQRIADVVLKALSAIVPDRVPAAGSGTMMNVMIGGEDPVTGYWAYYETIGGGTGGRPGKDGVSGVHVNMTNTMNTPIEIAERAYPIIYTAYKIREGSGGRGRFRGGDGIIRSFRVLRPARLSIMSERVKRAPWGLYGGEPGKPGKIVIRKRDGRELVMPSKFSIELEEGDEVIIETPGGGGWGSPKT